A single window of Metallosphaera hakonensis JCM 8857 = DSM 7519 DNA harbors:
- the secY gene encoding preprotein translocase subunit SecY produces MSLTDALSKLGQVLPAVRKPVDKPTLNQKLLWSIVGVVVYLLMSSVPLYGIQSTSLSNFLLEQVIFASTAGTLAQLGIGPIITAGLIMQILVGSKLLNLNLNDEEDKAKFTEAQKGLAFLFILLESFLFGFALTRASGLGNFNIPLIVAGQLIVATYLILLLDELIQKGWGLGSGVSLFILAGTMKIIFWYMFGIVNVQSQNLPVGFFPSLVTTVIDHGNLLTLIVNTTKPFQPDLVGLITTIGLIFLIIWLTSINVQIPITSQKLRGIRRTIPLNFLYVSSIPVIFVSVLGADIELFSSLTSYVSSSASSVLNAIQSAFIFPPPNTTIPHSVYAVVEDPIGALIYTAVFIVLGILFGIVWVEVSGLDPATQAQNLVDAGIEIPGMRSNPKMIEAVLAKYIYPLAFFSSLIVSVIAVGATLLGVYGTGVGILLAVSIAMQYYSLLAYERSIEMYPLLKRLIGE; encoded by the coding sequence ATGTCACTTACTGACGCCTTATCGAAGCTGGGTCAGGTTCTCCCAGCTGTAAGAAAGCCTGTAGATAAACCTACTTTAAATCAGAAGCTATTATGGTCTATAGTGGGTGTTGTAGTTTATCTTTTGATGTCCTCAGTCCCACTATATGGAATACAGAGCACCTCATTAAGTAACTTCCTTTTGGAGCAGGTCATTTTTGCCTCGACTGCAGGTACCCTTGCACAGTTAGGGATAGGACCAATAATTACAGCAGGTTTAATTATGCAAATTCTCGTGGGATCGAAATTGCTGAATCTCAACTTAAACGACGAGGAAGATAAGGCAAAATTCACTGAGGCGCAAAAGGGTCTTGCCTTTCTGTTCATATTACTGGAATCATTCCTATTTGGTTTCGCCCTTACAAGGGCTTCCGGCCTCGGTAATTTTAATATTCCGTTAATAGTTGCCGGCCAGCTTATAGTAGCTACTTATCTTATCCTACTGCTCGATGAGTTGATTCAGAAGGGTTGGGGTCTTGGCTCGGGAGTCAGTTTATTTATTCTTGCTGGGACAATGAAGATTATCTTCTGGTATATGTTTGGTATCGTTAACGTACAATCGCAGAACCTTCCTGTTGGATTTTTCCCATCCCTCGTCACTACGGTGATAGATCACGGTAATTTGCTTACATTAATCGTGAATACAACTAAACCATTCCAGCCTGATCTTGTGGGATTAATTACCACAATAGGGCTAATATTTCTAATAATTTGGTTAACATCTATTAATGTCCAAATACCCATTACTTCACAAAAACTTAGGGGAATAAGAAGGACAATTCCCCTCAATTTCCTTTATGTAAGTAGCATCCCTGTAATATTTGTTAGTGTCTTAGGTGCAGACATAGAGCTCTTCTCATCTTTGACATCGTATGTGTCATCTTCAGCCAGTAGTGTACTCAACGCTATTCAATCGGCTTTTATCTTTCCTCCGCCAAACACCACTATTCCCCATAGTGTTTACGCTGTAGTAGAGGATCCAATAGGGGCATTAATTTACACTGCTGTATTTATTGTCCTGGGTATCCTATTCGGGATAGTCTGGGTAGAGGTATCGGGTCTGGATCCGGCGACACAGGCTCAGAACTTAGTCGATGCGGGAATAGAAATACCAGGTATGAGAAGCAATCCCAAAATGATAGAGGCAGTTTTGGCTAAGTATATCTATCCCCTTGCATTCTTCAGCTCATTGATAGTAAGTGTAATTGCAGTAGGGGCCACGCTTCTTGGAGTGTATGGAACGGGAGTTGGAATATTGTTAGCAGTGTCAATTGCCATGCAGTATTATAGCCTGTTAGCATACGAAAGATCTATAGAGATGTACCCCTTGTTAAAGAGATTGATAGGTGAATAG
- a CDS encoding 50S ribosomal protein L30: MSSIVVIRLRGSASTPWEIQETLEMLRLKRNYNAMIYPKDDNIVGMVRKVQSYVTWGELNLEGIKAIISKIRTAEGPLNEEITKKYFGMSMEDLISKIVQGQIRINQSPMLKLPIRLHPPRKGFKGKINSFLGAGGELGYRAEKINELLKRMV; the protein is encoded by the coding sequence ATGAGCTCCATTGTTGTTATAAGGCTAAGAGGAAGTGCGTCTACACCGTGGGAAATTCAAGAGACCTTAGAGATGTTAAGATTGAAACGTAACTATAACGCAATGATTTATCCCAAGGATGATAATATTGTGGGGATGGTTAGAAAGGTCCAATCATATGTCACTTGGGGTGAACTCAATTTAGAAGGAATTAAAGCCATTATATCTAAGATAAGAACTGCTGAAGGGCCCTTAAATGAGGAGATAACGAAGAAATATTTTGGTATGTCCATGGAAGATTTAATTAGTAAAATTGTTCAAGGTCAGATTAGAATTAATCAGAGCCCAATGCTTAAACTTCCAATTAGGTTGCATCCTCCTAGAAAGGGTTTCAAGGGAAAAATAAACTCCTTCCTCGGAGCAGGAGGAGAGTTAGGTTACAGGGCGGAAAAAATAAATGAGCTTCTAAAGAGGATGGTATAA
- a CDS encoding 30S ribosomal protein S5 has translation MAEEVPSSNVEEWRPRTKVGQLVKEGKVTSIKDLYARNLSIVEPEIVDVLLPNMKYEVIDISMVQKQTDAGELSRYKVLVVMGNYDGYVSLGVGKSKQLRVAIQKAIRDAKMHVIPVRRGCGSWECTCGESHSLPFLVSGKTGSTEVVLRPAPKGTGLVAGGVLKTLLTYAGINDVWSFSRGETRTTDNFIMAGYKALYNTYRFVTPVDWARRR, from the coding sequence GGGCAACTAGTTAAGGAAGGTAAAGTTACATCCATAAAAGATCTTTATGCTCGAAATCTAAGTATAGTGGAACCAGAGATAGTTGATGTTCTCCTGCCTAACATGAAATATGAGGTAATAGATATAAGCATGGTTCAAAAACAGACTGATGCAGGAGAACTATCAAGATATAAGGTACTAGTAGTAATGGGAAATTACGACGGTTATGTTAGTCTAGGAGTAGGGAAATCAAAGCAGCTGAGAGTCGCTATTCAAAAGGCTATAAGGGATGCTAAAATGCATGTAATTCCTGTGAGGAGAGGTTGTGGTAGCTGGGAGTGCACCTGTGGAGAGTCACATAGCTTGCCATTCTTAGTATCCGGTAAGACAGGTAGCACTGAGGTTGTACTTAGACCTGCTCCAAAGGGTACCGGTTTAGTAGCTGGAGGTGTACTTAAAACATTGCTCACTTATGCAGGGATAAATGACGTCTGGTCCTTTAGTAGGGGAGAGACTAGGACCACGGATAATTTCATTATGGCAGGGTATAAGGCATTATACAACACTTATAGATTCGTAACGCCGGTGGATTGGGCAAGAAGAAGGTGA
- a CDS encoding uL15 family ribosomal protein has product MVVRKSKKSRKMRAHRTMGWGTKGQHRDRGAEGGRHIGMHKEKWSWIVKYGKDWYGKHGFVNPTSKKVKSISLRKLGELIESGKLNYESKDGRIEIDLDKLGYDKLLGSGTVKASLVVKVRSITNKAKEKIEKSGGQVILTPQS; this is encoded by the coding sequence ATGGTGGTCCGTAAATCGAAAAAGTCAAGGAAAATGAGAGCGCATAGAACTATGGGATGGGGAACTAAGGGTCAACACAGAGATAGAGGTGCAGAGGGTGGAAGACATATAGGAATGCATAAAGAGAAATGGTCATGGATAGTAAAATATGGAAAAGATTGGTATGGCAAACACGGCTTTGTTAATCCCACGTCTAAAAAAGTTAAATCAATTAGTCTCAGAAAATTAGGGGAGTTAATAGAGTCTGGAAAGTTAAATTATGAGTCTAAAGATGGTAGAATAGAGATAGACCTGGATAAATTAGGCTATGACAAACTTCTAGGAAGCGGCACTGTTAAGGCTTCTCTAGTTGTGAAAGTACGATCTATAACCAATAAAGCTAAGGAGAAAATAGAAAAATCGGGTGGGCAAGTTATTTTAACCCCCCAAAGCTAA